A single region of the Silene latifolia isolate original U9 population chromosome 8, ASM4854445v1, whole genome shotgun sequence genome encodes:
- the LOC141595477 gene encoding uncharacterized protein LOC141595477: MFQDEHGQEVTILVEYEWKPLVCDTCKGIEHSTGMCKKKSVPQKPPVPKPPKQIWRVVQKLPVNVKTPPVVPVHEVPFGGITYHNSNMITPVHVIQQVSRQEHIDVVTRSPSKSYVEALASSPVGSLNGRQEEPPGSSLFGLVETKIKSQDFDSVLAKLGGHWKGINNNNYHHGGRVWIIWDPQIFDVTVLHKNAQLSMDPMMREKGWFYGIILRKDRYHGPWAVCGDFNSVLNYNERIGREVVWTEIADFRECVDYCGLTDIKGQGAFYTWNNKQMPASRNFSRIDRFLINSEWMGMYPDSYAHFLPEGLFDHNSCVCYRRSTRTTRKSHFRYYNMWSMDPNFLTVVQHSWCKHVAGTLMYRLVNKLRSLKGPLKMLNRNGFADVEKSAGIAKALLEEIQMQMHNNPADQRLLQAERDAAESYRHLSKIQHSFLSQKAKVDWIKFGDENTSYFHNTIRARQVHNRVMSIMGADGVEYNTCVGIEKAFTDYYKSLLGTSLPTSDVHGPSVRTGPLVTDAHKSMLLAPVTTAEIKECMMAIPATKSPGLDGFSSQFFKDSWEIVGSDVIEAIQDLFKTDDLFLFCKGNENSIMWMLRAFSTFSEASGLSLNKSKSDIYFNGVTSDIIDSILQVSGFHRGSLPFKYLGVPISSKKFTKNEGMKLTENIVARIRGWGARHLTYAGRVVLVNSVLATLHSYWATIFLIPSGILNRINAICRNILWSGVSEYKKAPNLSWTDCCYPKDEGGLGIKDAKTWNKALLGKYAWWLANKKDHLWVRWVSHVYMKDRSWTDYMAPTDCSWSWKKITLIMQTFKQAYTHNRWLNSPSEYTVAAGYTWLREKKPLVEL, translated from the exons ATGTTCCAGGATGAACATGGACAAGAGGTGACTATATTGGTGGAATATGAATGGAAGCCTCTTGTGTGTGATACTTGTAAGGGGATTGAGCATAGTACTGGTATGTGCAAGAAGAAATCTGTCCCACAGAAGCCACCAGTACCTAAGCCTCCTAAACAAATCTGGAGAGTTGTTCAGAAGCTTCCTGTTAATGTGAAGACTCCTCCTGTGGTACCAGTCCATGAGGTGCCATTTGGGGGGATAACTTATCATAACTCCAATATGATTACCCCTGTTCATGTTATTCAGCAAGTGTCTAGACAGGAACACATAGATGTGGTGACGAGGTCCCCTTCTAAGTCTTATGTGGAGGCCCTAGCTAGCAGTCCAGTGGGATCATTGAATGGGAGACAGGAGGAACCACCAGGATCAA GCTTATTTGGGCTAGTTGAAACAAAAATTAAGAGTCAGGATTTTGATAGTGTTCTTGCAAAACTTGGTGGACATTGGAAGgggattaataataataactatcaTCATGGTGGAAGAGTATGGATCATTTGGGACCCTCAAATCTTTGATGTGACAGTTCTTCATAAAAATGCTCAG TTGTCTATGGATCCAATGATGAGGGAGAAAGGCTGGTTTTATGGGATCATCTTAAGGAAGGATAGATACCATGGGCCTTGGGCTGTTTGTGGTGATTTTAATAGTGTCCTCAACTATAATGAACGTATTGGCAGAGAAGTTGTTTGGACTGAGATTGCTGATTTTAGGGAATGTGTTGACTATTGTGGCTTAACTGATATCAAGGGGCAGGGAGCTTTTTATACGTGGAACAATAAGCAAATGCCTGCCTCTAGAAATTTTTCTAGGATTGATAGGTTTTTGATCAATTCTGAGTGGATGGGGATGTATCCAGATTCATATGCTCATTTTCTTCCAGAAGGATTATTTGACCATAACTCATGTGTGTGCTACAGGAGAAGTACTAGGACTACAAGAAAGTCTCATTTTAGATATTATAACATGTGGAGTATGGACCCTAACTTTCTCACTGTGGTACAACATTCTTGGTGTAAGCATGTGGCTGGGACTCTAATGTATAGGCTTGTGAACAAGCTGAGAAGTTTAAAAGGACCACTCAAGATGTTGAACAGGAATGGGTTTGCTGATGTTGAGAAATCTGCTGGTATAGCTAAAGCCTTGTTGGAGGagattcaaatgcaaatgcataaTAATCCTGCTGATCAACGTTTACTTCAAGCTGAAAGAGATGCTGCTGAGTCTTATAGACATCTCAGTAAGATTCAGCACTCTTTTCTCAGTCAAAAAGCCAAAGTGGATTGGATCAAATTTGGTGATGAGAATACAAGTTACTTCCATAATACGATCAGAGCTAGACAAGTTCACAATAGAGTGATGAGTATTATGGGTGCTGATGGAGTGGAATATAATACTTGTGTGGGAATTGAGAAAGCTTTTACTGATTATTATAAGAGTCTCTTAGGCACCTCTCTTCCTACTTCTGATGTTCATGGACCTTCTGTTAGGACGGGTCCTCTGGTGACTGATGCACATAAGAGCATGCTGCTGGCTCCTGTTACAACAGCTGAAATTAAGGAGTGTATGATGGCTATCCCTGCTACTAAATCCCCTGGACTTGATGGATTTTCCAGCCAATTTTTCAAGGACTCTTGGGAGATTGTGGGATCTGATGTCATTGAGGCTATCCAAGATTTATTCAAGACTG ATGATCTTTTCTTATTTTGCAAAGGTAATGAAAATTCTATTATGTGGATGCTGCGAGCATTCTCTACCTTCTCTGAGGCATCTGGGCTAAGCTTGAATAAGAGTAAATCAGACATTTATTTCAATGGTGTCACCTCTGATATTATTGATTCTATCTTGCAAGTTTCTGGTTTTCATAGGGGATCTCTCCCCTTTAAGTATCTAGGGGTCCCTATTTCATCCAAGAAGTTCACCAAAAATGAAGGTATGAAGCTTACTGAAAATATTGTGGCTAGGATTAGGGGATGGGGAGCCAGGCATTTAACTTATGCTGGAAGGGTAGTCCTAGTTAATTCTGTTCTTGCAACTCTTCACTCTTATTGGGCTACCATCTTTCTCATTCCCTCTGGTATTTTAAATAGAATCAATGCCATCTGTAGGAACATTTTGTGGAGTGGAGTGTCTGAGTATAAGAAAGCTCCTAATTTAAGTTGGACTGATTGTTGTTATCCTAAAGATGAAGGGGGGCTAGGTATAAAGGATGCTAAGACTTGGAATAAAGCCTTGCTTGGGAAGTATGCGTGGTGGCTTGCAAACAAAAAAGATCATTTGTGGGTGAGATGGGTTAGTCATGTGTATATGAAAGATAGATCTTGGACTGATTACATGGCCCCTACAGATTGTAGTTGGTCATGGAAGAAGATTACTTTAATTATGCAAACTTTTAAGCAAGCCTACACACACAATAGATGGCTCAACTCTCCTAGTGAATACACGGTTGCTGCTGGTTATACCTGGTTGAGGGAGAAGAAGCCTTTGGTAGAGTTGTaa